The Actinomadura sp. WMMB 499 genome includes a window with the following:
- the ilvA gene encoding threonine ammonia-lyase, with protein sequence MAPVTLDDVRAARDLLADVIVPTPLIRSRALSEAIGGPVLLKCENVQRTGSFKIRGAFVRIARLTDAERARGVVAASAGNHAQGVALAAEILGCKATVFMPEGAPLPKVAATRGYGAEVIFPGPTVDDCLVAADVYAKEHGAILIHPFDHRDVVAGQATMGLEILEQCPDVRTVVGPVGGGGLMAGVAAAIKGTEKDVKVVGAQAKRAAAFPPSLAAGRPTRIETQATMADGIAVGRPGDLTYELFTELVDAVVTVSEESISQALLLCLERAKQVVEPAGAAGVAALLEHSYAVRTPVVVLLSGGNIDPLLLSKVLRHGLAGAGRYLVVRCRLKDRPGALVTLLGELAELGVNVLDVMHERMAARLHVEEAEVLMHLETRGADHSEDVIGHLRGKGYTITLS encoded by the coding sequence ATGGCTCCCGTGACCCTCGACGACGTCCGTGCCGCCCGCGATCTGCTGGCCGACGTGATCGTCCCGACACCGCTGATCCGGTCCCGGGCGCTGTCCGAGGCGATCGGCGGCCCGGTGCTGCTGAAGTGCGAGAACGTGCAGCGCACCGGCTCGTTCAAGATCCGGGGAGCGTTCGTGCGGATCGCGCGGCTGACCGACGCCGAACGGGCGCGGGGCGTCGTCGCGGCCAGCGCGGGCAACCACGCGCAGGGCGTGGCGCTCGCCGCGGAGATCCTCGGCTGCAAGGCGACCGTGTTCATGCCGGAGGGCGCGCCGCTGCCGAAGGTCGCGGCGACCCGCGGCTACGGCGCCGAGGTGATCTTCCCCGGCCCGACCGTGGACGACTGCCTGGTGGCGGCGGACGTGTACGCGAAGGAGCACGGCGCGATCCTGATCCACCCGTTCGACCACCGGGACGTCGTCGCCGGCCAGGCCACGATGGGGCTGGAGATCCTGGAGCAGTGCCCGGACGTGCGGACGGTCGTCGGGCCGGTCGGCGGCGGGGGCCTGATGGCGGGCGTCGCCGCGGCGATCAAGGGCACCGAGAAGGACGTCAAGGTGGTGGGGGCGCAGGCGAAGCGGGCGGCGGCGTTCCCGCCGTCGCTGGCCGCCGGGCGCCCCACCCGGATCGAGACGCAGGCGACGATGGCGGACGGCATCGCCGTCGGCCGTCCCGGAGACCTCACCTACGAGCTGTTCACCGAACTGGTCGACGCGGTCGTCACGGTGTCGGAAGAGTCGATCTCGCAGGCGCTGCTGCTGTGCCTCGAGCGCGCCAAGCAGGTCGTCGAACCGGCGGGGGCGGCCGGGGTCGCCGCGCTGCTCGAGCACTCCTACGCCGTCCGGACACCGGTGGTGGTGCTGCTGTCGGGCGGCAACATCGACCCGCTGCTGCTGTCGAAGGTGCTGCGGCACGGCCTCGCGGGCGCGGGCCGCTACCTGGTCGTGCGGTGCCGGCTCAAGGACCGTCCGGGCGCCCTGGTGACCCTGCTCGGCGAGCTGGCGGAACTGGGCGTCAACGTGCTGGACGTGATGCACGAGCGGATGGCCGCGCGCCTCCACGTGGAGGAGGCCGAAGTCCTCATGCACCTGGAGACGCGCGGCGCCGACCACTCCGAAGACGTGATCGGCCACCTCCGCGGGAAGGGCTACACCATCACCCTGAGCTGA
- a CDS encoding M1 family metallopeptidase — MSRAHRAVAAVALGAAAAVLVTAAPAGADGRYTPGAPGAGDPYFPDMGNGGYDALHYDVRLEYDPETKGIEAVTRIRARATQNLSRFNLDFLGPLKISSLEVDGRDASFARTGAQELEITPDRGLRRHRGFTVTIAYAGVPQTVNDPALGTSGWIPTPDGAVMVNQPIGAATVYPVNDHPTDKASYTFTLTAPEGLTTLSNGDRRGAWTRHGKTTTRWSMPSPMASELTMLAIGRYDVLEGRTGRGVPNLTATDERQGVTPEDAKKFHELTGDVLDYQTGMYGRYPFRSTGGIVVKGGFGYALETQGRPVYDLAHRPGAIPSAGLVAHEQAHQWFGDSVTPERWADIWMNEGLATYSEWLYAEEFDGKPVQESFDEVYATPAGDRLWTPVVSDPGRDDIYHGAVYDRGALAVHMLRRTIGDRDFFRFLKAWPSVYEGRNASTEDFVRFAERISRADLDAWAKAWLYSAGKPEL; from the coding sequence ATGAGCAGAGCGCACAGAGCCGTGGCGGCCGTGGCGCTGGGCGCCGCGGCGGCGGTCCTGGTGACGGCGGCGCCGGCGGGCGCCGACGGCCGGTACACCCCCGGCGCGCCCGGGGCGGGCGACCCGTACTTCCCCGACATGGGCAACGGCGGCTACGACGCGCTGCACTACGACGTGCGGCTGGAGTACGACCCGGAGACGAAGGGGATCGAGGCCGTCACCCGGATCCGGGCGCGGGCCACGCAGAACCTGTCCCGGTTCAACCTCGACTTCCTCGGCCCGCTGAAGATCTCCTCCCTGGAGGTGGACGGACGGGACGCGTCGTTCGCGCGGACCGGCGCGCAGGAGCTCGAGATCACGCCGGACCGGGGCCTGCGGCGGCACCGCGGCTTCACGGTGACGATCGCGTACGCGGGCGTCCCGCAGACGGTGAACGACCCGGCGCTCGGCACGTCCGGGTGGATCCCGACGCCGGACGGCGCGGTGATGGTGAACCAGCCGATCGGCGCCGCGACGGTCTACCCGGTGAACGACCACCCGACCGACAAGGCGTCCTACACCTTCACCTTGACCGCGCCGGAGGGCCTGACCACGTTGTCGAACGGCGACCGGCGCGGCGCCTGGACCCGCCACGGGAAGACGACGACCCGCTGGTCGATGCCGTCGCCGATGGCGAGCGAGCTGACGATGCTCGCCATCGGGAGGTACGACGTGCTCGAGGGCCGCACGGGCCGCGGCGTCCCGAACCTGACGGCGACGGACGAGCGGCAGGGCGTCACGCCGGAGGACGCGAAGAAGTTCCACGAGCTGACCGGCGACGTCCTCGACTACCAGACGGGGATGTACGGGCGGTACCCGTTCCGGTCGACCGGCGGGATCGTCGTCAAGGGCGGCTTCGGGTACGCGCTGGAGACGCAGGGACGGCCCGTGTACGACCTGGCGCACCGGCCGGGGGCGATCCCGAGCGCCGGGCTCGTCGCGCACGAGCAGGCCCACCAGTGGTTCGGCGACTCGGTGACGCCGGAGCGCTGGGCCGACATCTGGATGAACGAGGGCCTCGCGACGTACTCCGAATGGCTGTACGCCGAGGAGTTCGACGGCAAGCCCGTGCAGGAGTCGTTCGACGAGGTGTACGCGACCCCGGCGGGCGACCGCCTGTGGACGCCGGTCGTGTCCGACCCGGGCCGCGACGACATCTACCACGGCGCCGTGTACGACCGGGGCGCGCTGGCCGTCCACATGCTGCGCCGGACGATCGGCGACCGCGACTTCTTCCGGTTCCTGAAGGCGTGGCCGTCCGTCTACGAGGGCCGCAACGCCTCCACCGAGGACTTCGTGCGGTTCGCCGAGCGGATCTCCCGCGCGGACCTCGACGCGTGGGCGAAGGCCTGGCTGTACTCGGCGGGCAAGCCCGAGCTGTGA
- a CDS encoding M1 family metallopeptidase has product MAGHDRSPRRPGARAALRGVAGVAALAAAGTLTACQLPGGDDPEPAGSPGAAATGPAGPTTAGDPYVPGDGNGGYDVRHYGLKLSITPDGDEQLSGTATITAKATERLARFNLDLTDLRVSKVTVNGAPARTQRGQGELEITPAEPLRKGAEFTAVIAYSGTPEPVNDPILGTYGWIRTPDGVFVACQPSGAQTWFPSNDHPSDKALFDFEITVPAGLTAVANGVPESPVGGEAPGGTPGTPGTPGTPGSPGEQPGGTPGGGAPGPAISPVGARATTTSKWHVANPMATYLATVNVGEFEIRNGRTAAGVPVISAADPTAQTSLDAFHRMNTQVTEEFAKLFGPYPFASSGGIVDNASVGFALETQTRPVYGAYGVTPTLIAHELAHQWFGDSVSVTEWKDIWLNEGFATYAEWIWGARSGGPSLQQKFDELYATGGRELWDVPPGNPGRQDMFARSVYDRGGMTLHALRGEVGDDTFFEILRTWAKEKKNSNATTQQFVDLAERLSEKRLDDFFDAWLYERGRPPR; this is encoded by the coding sequence ATGGCCGGACACGACCGCAGCCCCCGCCGACCCGGCGCGCGCGCCGCGCTACGGGGCGTCGCGGGGGTGGCCGCCCTGGCCGCCGCCGGGACCCTGACCGCGTGCCAGCTCCCCGGCGGGGACGACCCGGAGCCCGCGGGGTCGCCGGGCGCGGCGGCGACCGGCCCGGCCGGGCCGACGACCGCCGGGGACCCGTACGTCCCGGGCGACGGGAACGGCGGGTACGACGTCCGGCACTACGGGCTGAAGCTGTCGATCACGCCGGACGGCGACGAGCAGCTGTCGGGCACCGCGACGATCACCGCGAAGGCGACCGAGCGGCTCGCCCGGTTCAACCTCGACCTGACCGACCTGCGGGTCTCGAAGGTCACCGTGAACGGTGCGCCGGCCCGCACGCAGCGCGGCCAGGGCGAGCTGGAGATCACGCCGGCGGAGCCGCTGCGCAAGGGCGCGGAGTTCACCGCGGTCATCGCGTACTCGGGGACGCCGGAGCCGGTCAACGATCCGATCCTCGGCACCTACGGGTGGATCCGCACGCCGGACGGGGTGTTCGTGGCGTGCCAGCCGAGCGGCGCGCAGACGTGGTTCCCGAGCAACGACCACCCGTCCGACAAGGCCCTGTTCGACTTCGAGATCACCGTTCCGGCGGGCCTGACGGCGGTCGCCAACGGCGTCCCGGAGTCCCCGGTCGGCGGCGAGGCGCCCGGCGGGACCCCCGGAACGCCCGGGACCCCCGGAACGCCCGGCTCACCCGGGGAGCAGCCCGGCGGGACGCCCGGCGGCGGGGCGCCCGGACCGGCGATCAGCCCGGTCGGCGCCCGCGCCACCACGACGTCCAAGTGGCACGTCGCGAACCCGATGGCCACCTACCTGGCGACGGTGAACGTCGGCGAGTTCGAGATCCGCAACGGCCGCACCGCCGCGGGCGTCCCCGTCATCTCGGCCGCCGACCCCACCGCGCAGACGAGCCTGGACGCCTTCCACCGGATGAACACGCAGGTCACCGAGGAGTTCGCGAAACTGTTCGGCCCGTACCCGTTCGCCTCCTCGGGCGGGATCGTCGACAACGCGTCCGTCGGGTTCGCGCTGGAGACCCAGACCCGGCCGGTGTACGGGGCGTACGGCGTGACGCCGACGCTGATCGCGCACGAGCTGGCGCACCAGTGGTTCGGCGACAGCGTCAGCGTCACGGAGTGGAAGGACATCTGGCTGAACGAGGGCTTCGCCACCTACGCCGAGTGGATCTGGGGCGCACGGTCCGGCGGCCCGTCGCTCCAGCAGAAGTTCGACGAGCTGTACGCGACCGGCGGGCGCGAGCTGTGGGACGTCCCGCCCGGCAACCCCGGGCGCCAGGACATGTTCGCGCGGTCCGTGTACGACCGGGGCGGGATGACGCTGCACGCCCTGCGCGGCGAGGTCGGCGACGACACCTTCTTCGAGATCCTCCGGACGTGGGCGAAGGAGAAGAAGAACTCCAACGCCACGACGCAGCAGTTCGTCGACCTCGCCGAACGGCTCTCCGAGAAGCGGCTCGACGACTTCTTCGACGCCTGGCTCTACGAGCGCGGGCGCCCACCGCGCTGA
- a CDS encoding RDD family protein, whose amino-acid sequence MTHRPNDPGSGDEPEDWPPPEQRPHGEGQEPPPPGGRGEPGPGRPGAEHPGQPWHPGQPGQGQPGQGEPGYGQPGYGQPGYGQEAYGQPGYGQPGYGQQGYGQQPGYGQQGYGQPGYGQQGYGQQGYGEQGYGEQPPAYPGTYGGGAYGGQPQYGGQQHGGLPGYGGGPDEYIDPSAGLASRWARLAAGIIDLIVLSIISGLISLPFVNWSQVVDPEPGEYAYDGVQVWTNLIAIIVGFLYFWLMHAKWGQTLGKMLLRIRVVRADDGGPVVSSQAAARSAFYSVLGGICGCIGFIDVLWILWDRRRQALHDKIARTVVVKAGPHTPNPYELR is encoded by the coding sequence ATGACGCATCGGCCGAACGACCCCGGCTCCGGGGACGAACCGGAGGACTGGCCGCCGCCAGAGCAGCGGCCGCACGGAGAGGGGCAGGAGCCGCCCCCGCCCGGCGGGCGCGGAGAACCCGGCCCCGGACGCCCCGGCGCCGAGCACCCCGGACAGCCCTGGCACCCCGGACAGCCCGGCCAAGGGCAGCCCGGCCAGGGAGAGCCCGGATACGGCCAGCCCGGCTACGGCCAACCGGGGTACGGGCAGGAGGCCTACGGGCAACCGGGGTACGGCCAACCGGGGTACGGGCAGCAGGGCTACGGCCAGCAGCCCGGCTACGGCCAGCAGGGGTACGGGCAACCGGGCTACGGCCAGCAGGGGTACGGCCAGCAGGGGTACGGGGAGCAGGGGTACGGGGAGCAGCCGCCCGCGTACCCGGGGACCTACGGCGGCGGAGCGTACGGGGGGCAGCCGCAGTACGGCGGGCAGCAGCACGGCGGGCTACCGGGGTACGGCGGCGGTCCCGACGAGTACATCGACCCGTCGGCCGGGCTGGCGAGCCGCTGGGCGCGGCTCGCGGCCGGGATCATCGACCTCATCGTGCTGTCGATCATCTCCGGGCTGATCTCGCTGCCGTTCGTCAACTGGAGCCAGGTCGTCGATCCCGAGCCCGGCGAGTACGCCTACGACGGTGTCCAGGTGTGGACGAACCTCATCGCGATCATCGTGGGGTTCCTCTACTTCTGGCTCATGCACGCGAAGTGGGGCCAGACCCTCGGCAAGATGCTGCTGCGCATCCGGGTGGTGCGGGCGGACGACGGCGGGCCGGTCGTGTCGAGCCAGGCCGCGGCGCGGTCGGCGTTCTACAGCGTGCTCGGCGGGATCTGCGGTTGCATCGGGTTCATCGACGTCCTGTGGATCCTGTGGGACCGGCGCCGGCAGGCGCTGCACGACAAGATCGCCCGGACGGTCGTCGTCAAGGCGGGGCCGCACACGCCGAACCCCTACGAGCTGCGCTGA
- a CDS encoding RDD family protein: protein MSEPPQTPRPGDDDDRTDSAAPGPDLSKPSGTEGEPAGAPPSGAGAPADDRPPPYQGIYGAAPGQQQLPSYGQPAPPHPGQPGAAPYPGQQGAAPYPGQQGAAPYPGQQGAAPYPGQQPPGVPPQGQPAYGPPGYGPPPGYGGPQDMLAGRWARLGAAVLDGLILAVVMIPVMLASIRWDRFTELAESGEPMTDPMELYNIPVLVAGYVVVFIIGFAYYTITQAKWGQTIGKRACGIRLVTAADQSAVSWGQVAGRQAFVYGISIVTVLLNFTVPLAAFPVSILSTLDSAWILWDPRRQALHDKVAGTIVVKVTPWTTDPYAKS, encoded by the coding sequence ATGAGCGAACCGCCGCAGACCCCCCGGCCCGGCGACGACGACGACCGGACGGACTCCGCCGCCCCCGGGCCCGACCTTTCGAAGCCCTCCGGAACCGAAGGCGAGCCCGCGGGGGCGCCGCCGTCCGGCGCGGGGGCCCCGGCCGACGACCGTCCGCCGCCCTACCAGGGGATCTACGGGGCGGCACCGGGGCAGCAGCAGTTGCCGTCCTACGGGCAGCCCGCGCCGCCGCACCCCGGACAGCCGGGTGCCGCGCCGTACCCCGGGCAGCAGGGTGCGGCGCCGTATCCCGGGCAGCAGGGTGCGGCGCCGTATCCCGGGCAGCAGGGTGCGGCGCCGTATCCCGGGCAGCAGCCTCCCGGCGTCCCGCCGCAGGGGCAGCCCGCCTACGGGCCGCCGGGATACGGGCCGCCGCCCGGCTACGGCGGGCCCCAGGACATGCTGGCCGGACGCTGGGCCCGGCTCGGCGCGGCCGTGCTGGACGGCCTCATCCTCGCCGTCGTCATGATCCCGGTCATGCTGGCCTCCATCCGCTGGGACCGGTTCACCGAGCTGGCCGAGTCCGGCGAGCCGATGACCGACCCGATGGAGCTCTACAACATCCCGGTGCTGGTCGCCGGATACGTGGTCGTCTTCATCATCGGTTTCGCGTACTACACGATCACGCAGGCCAAATGGGGCCAGACGATCGGCAAGCGGGCCTGCGGCATCCGGCTGGTGACCGCCGCCGACCAGTCCGCGGTGAGCTGGGGCCAGGTCGCGGGACGCCAGGCGTTCGTGTACGGGATCTCGATCGTCACGGTCCTGCTGAACTTCACGGTGCCCCTGGCCGCCTTCCCCGTCAGCATCCTGTCGACGCTCGACAGCGCCTGGATCCTGTGGGACCCGCGGCGGCAGGCGCTGCACGACAAGGTCGCCGGGACGATCGTGGTGAAGGTGACGCCGTGGACGACCGACCCGTACGCGAAGTCCTGA
- the hppD gene encoding 4-hydroxyphenylpyruvate dioxygenase translates to MDEFPVKGMDAVVFAVGNAKQTAHYYSTAFGMRRVAYRGPENGSPDEAVHVLESGGARFVFRGPVKAGTEIGRHIAEHGDGVVDLAIEVPDVEAAYRHALAKGAAGLEEPHVLEDEHGKVTIAAIATYGETRHSLVDRSNYTGPYLPGFTAAAPVVAPPERRYFQAIDHCVGNVERMDEWADFYHRVMDFTDMAEFVGDDIATEYSALMSKVVADGTRKVKFPLNEPAESRKKSQIDEYLEFYGGPGVQHIALATNDILAAVDRMSAAGVEFLATPDSYYEDAELRERIGEVRVPVEELQKRRILVDRDEDGYLLQIFTKPVQDRPTVFFELIERHGSLGFGKGNFKALFEAIEREQERRGNL, encoded by the coding sequence ATGGATGAGTTTCCGGTCAAGGGCATGGACGCGGTCGTCTTCGCCGTCGGCAACGCCAAGCAGACGGCGCACTACTACTCGACCGCCTTCGGGATGCGGCGGGTGGCCTACCGGGGCCCGGAGAACGGCAGCCCGGACGAGGCGGTGCACGTGCTGGAGTCGGGCGGCGCCCGGTTCGTCTTCCGCGGGCCGGTGAAGGCCGGCACGGAGATCGGCCGGCACATCGCCGAGCACGGCGACGGCGTGGTCGACCTCGCGATCGAGGTCCCCGACGTCGAGGCGGCGTACCGGCACGCGCTCGCCAAGGGCGCGGCGGGCCTCGAGGAACCGCACGTCCTGGAGGACGAGCACGGCAAGGTGACGATCGCGGCCATCGCCACCTACGGGGAGACCCGGCACTCGCTGGTGGACCGCTCGAACTACACCGGCCCCTACCTGCCGGGATTCACCGCCGCCGCCCCGGTCGTCGCGCCGCCGGAGCGCCGGTACTTCCAGGCGATCGACCACTGCGTCGGCAACGTCGAGCGCATGGACGAGTGGGCCGACTTCTACCACCGGGTCATGGACTTCACCGACATGGCCGAGTTCGTCGGGGACGACATCGCCACCGAGTACTCGGCGCTGATGTCGAAGGTCGTCGCGGACGGCACCCGCAAGGTGAAGTTCCCGCTGAACGAGCCCGCCGAGAGCAGGAAGAAGTCGCAGATCGACGAGTACCTGGAGTTCTACGGCGGACCGGGCGTCCAGCACATCGCGCTCGCCACCAACGACATCCTGGCGGCCGTCGACCGGATGAGCGCGGCGGGCGTCGAGTTCCTCGCCACCCCCGATTCCTACTACGAGGACGCCGAACTGCGGGAGCGCATCGGGGAAGTGCGCGTCCCGGTCGAGGAGCTGCAGAAGCGGCGCATCCTGGTCGACCGCGACGAGGACGGCTACCTGCTGCAGATCTTCACCAAGCCCGTGCAGGACCGCCCCACGGTGTTCTTCGAGCTGATCGAGCGGCACGGCTCGCTCGGCTTCGGCAAGGGCAACTTCAAGGCGCTGTTCGAGGCGATCGAGCGCGAGCAGGAGCGCCGCGGCAACCTCTGA
- a CDS encoding Lrp/AsnC family transcriptional regulator, giving the protein MTTTTGIREGAVPIDDLDGRVIELFAAEPRIGVLEASRRLGVARGTVQARLDRLARDGVIAGFGPEIDAAALGYGVTAFVTLQLRQGGGHDPVAARLAQVPEVIEAHTITGPGDMLCRVVARSNTDLQRVIDAIVDVAGVERASSVISLVTQVPYRTLPLVRAASARPGDPARGGGDGERPRHRPSR; this is encoded by the coding sequence GTGACCACGACCACAGGGATCCGGGAGGGTGCCGTGCCGATCGACGACCTGGACGGCCGGGTGATCGAGCTGTTCGCCGCCGAGCCGCGGATCGGGGTGCTGGAGGCGTCCCGCCGGCTCGGCGTCGCGCGCGGGACCGTCCAGGCCCGCCTCGACCGGCTGGCCCGCGACGGCGTCATCGCCGGCTTCGGCCCCGAGATCGACGCGGCCGCGCTCGGCTACGGCGTGACGGCGTTCGTCACCCTGCAGCTGCGGCAGGGCGGCGGCCACGACCCGGTCGCCGCGCGCCTCGCCCAGGTGCCCGAGGTGATCGAGGCGCACACCATCACCGGGCCCGGCGACATGCTGTGCCGCGTCGTCGCCCGCAGCAACACCGACCTGCAGCGGGTCATCGACGCGATCGTGGACGTCGCGGGCGTCGAGCGGGCGTCGTCGGTGATCTCGCTCGTCACCCAGGTTCCGTACCGGACGCTTCCCCTGGTCCGCGCCGCCTCCGCCCGCCCCGGGGATCCCGCACGCGGCGGCGGGGACGGCGAGCGGCCGCGGCACCGTCCGTCCCGCTGA
- the greA gene encoding transcription elongation factor GreA, whose amino-acid sequence MTETRADKDVTWLTQEAYDRLKAELDHLSGPGRIEIAQKIEAAREEGDLRENGGYHAAKEEQGKIEGRILQLQGILENARVGEAPRTEGLVGPGMTVTVTFEGDDEEVTFLLASREEVGAPIDVYSPNSPLGAAINGKKVGEKATYTLPNGRGMTVEILDATPYGAA is encoded by the coding sequence GTGACCGAGACCCGCGCTGACAAGGACGTCACCTGGCTGACCCAGGAGGCGTACGACCGGCTCAAGGCGGAGCTGGACCACCTGTCGGGCCCGGGCCGCATCGAGATCGCTCAGAAGATCGAGGCGGCGCGGGAGGAAGGGGACCTGCGCGAGAACGGCGGCTACCACGCGGCCAAGGAGGAGCAGGGCAAGATCGAGGGCCGGATCCTCCAGCTCCAGGGCATCCTGGAGAACGCCCGCGTCGGCGAGGCGCCGCGCACCGAGGGCCTGGTCGGCCCCGGCATGACCGTCACGGTCACGTTCGAGGGTGACGACGAGGAGGTCACCTTCCTGCTGGCGTCCCGCGAGGAGGTCGGCGCCCCCATAGACGTGTACTCCCCCAATTCGCCGCTCGGCGCCGCCATCAACGGCAAGAAGGTCGGCGAGAAGGCCACCTACACGCTGCCGAACGGCCGCGGCATGACCGTCGAGATCCTCGACGCCACCCCGTACGGCGCCGCCTGA
- a CDS encoding DUF4307 domain-containing protein gives MPTSVTDAAPPAEEPADRTKTVRGRIGLVVIGVVVALAAGGFGIIAGFAGASSPGIASQTVAYDITGNSVKISYSVAKPEGDPVRCTLDAFDTDFNILAEKTIVVPAGKSGATGTETLTTPREATGARIHECAKTAG, from the coding sequence ATGCCCACGAGCGTGACCGATGCCGCACCGCCCGCCGAGGAGCCCGCCGACCGGACGAAGACCGTCCGGGGCCGGATCGGCCTGGTGGTGATCGGGGTCGTGGTGGCGCTCGCCGCCGGCGGCTTCGGGATCATCGCCGGATTCGCCGGGGCGTCGTCCCCGGGGATCGCGTCGCAGACGGTCGCCTACGACATCACCGGGAACAGCGTGAAGATCAGCTACTCGGTGGCGAAGCCGGAGGGCGACCCGGTGCGCTGCACGCTGGACGCGTTCGACACCGACTTCAACATTCTGGCGGAGAAGACGATCGTGGTGCCCGCCGGAAAGTCGGGCGCGACCGGCACCGAGACGCTGACGACGCCGCGGGAGGCCACCGGCGCCCGCATTCACGAGTGCGCGAAGACCGCCGGGTGA
- the mca gene encoding mycothiol conjugate amidase Mca, whose protein sequence is MAVHAHPDDESSKGAATMARYVSEGVEVLVVTCTGGERGDILNPAMDRPEVKADIGRVRNEEMARAREILGVEQRWLGFVDSGFPEGDPPPPLPEGCFALEPLESATAPLVRAIREFRPHVLLTYDERGGYPHPDHVKTYEISAEAFDAAGDPDRYPGEGEPWQPLKLYYHMTFNKERIVALHTAMLDAGLESPYHDWMERFDERPQLWDVTTRVPCADHFETRDKALLAHATQIDPNGFWFVVPLDLQREAWPTEDYHLARSLVDTELPEDDLFAGIREKVCL, encoded by the coding sequence ATGGCCGTGCACGCCCACCCGGACGACGAGTCCAGCAAGGGCGCGGCGACGATGGCGCGCTACGTCTCCGAGGGCGTCGAGGTGCTGGTGGTGACCTGTACCGGCGGCGAGCGGGGCGACATCCTCAACCCGGCGATGGACCGGCCGGAGGTCAAGGCCGACATCGGCCGGGTGCGCAATGAGGAGATGGCGCGGGCCCGGGAGATCCTCGGCGTCGAGCAGCGCTGGCTCGGGTTCGTCGACTCCGGCTTCCCGGAGGGCGACCCGCCGCCGCCCCTGCCGGAGGGCTGCTTCGCGCTCGAACCGCTGGAGTCGGCCACCGCGCCGCTCGTCCGGGCGATCCGCGAGTTCCGGCCGCACGTGCTGCTGACCTACGACGAGCGGGGCGGCTACCCGCACCCCGACCACGTCAAGACCTACGAGATCTCGGCGGAGGCGTTCGACGCCGCGGGCGACCCCGACCGGTACCCGGGCGAGGGCGAGCCGTGGCAGCCGCTCAAGCTCTACTACCACATGACGTTCAACAAGGAGCGGATCGTCGCCCTGCACACGGCCATGCTCGACGCCGGGCTCGAGTCCCCCTACCACGACTGGATGGAGCGCTTCGACGAGCGCCCGCAGCTCTGGGACGTCACGACCCGCGTGCCGTGCGCCGACCACTTCGAGACGCGCGACAAGGCGCTGCTGGCGCACGCCACCCAGATCGACCCGAACGGGTTCTGGTTCGTCGTCCCGCTGGACCTCCAGCGCGAGGCATGGCCGACCGAGGACTACCATTTGGCCAGGTCCCTGGTCGACACCGAGCTGCCGGAGGACGACCTGTTCGCCGGTATCCGGGAGAAGGTGTGTCTGTAG
- a CDS encoding tetratricopeptide repeat protein: protein MRADFEDSYRELEPAAARLLRLLALHPADGIGLPAAAVLADRPEDETLDRLEALAGRGLVTDAGGGRYTLPGPVRVRAAEHAEAEDDPDERDAALRRVLDHYLSAAPGTGLEEQGLALLDRERRAEAVETLEEALEEALRDAGRGGDHRTVLIARHNLGRALTAAGALDRAMRLLGPLPEEFAALPEPDDRNRGRALLGLGEAYLRARRPVAAVNFFGQALEIMRTLDAPDLQADAYAHLAEAARQRGDETAERTARDAAAALRARAGERAGERAGGEVRPSRGPS from the coding sequence GTGCGCGCAGACTTCGAGGACTCCTACCGGGAGTTGGAACCGGCGGCCGCGCGGCTGCTGCGGCTCCTCGCCCTGCACCCCGCGGACGGCATCGGGCTCCCGGCCGCGGCCGTCCTCGCCGACCGCCCCGAGGACGAGACGCTCGACCGGCTCGAGGCGCTCGCCGGCCGCGGCCTCGTCACCGACGCCGGCGGCGGCCGGTACACGCTGCCCGGTCCCGTCCGCGTCCGGGCCGCCGAGCACGCCGAGGCCGAGGACGATCCGGACGAGCGGGACGCCGCGCTCCGCCGCGTCCTCGACCACTACCTGAGCGCCGCGCCCGGCACCGGGCTCGAGGAGCAGGGCCTCGCGCTGCTCGACCGCGAGCGCCGCGCCGAGGCCGTCGAGACCCTCGAGGAGGCCCTGGAGGAGGCGCTGCGGGACGCCGGGCGCGGCGGCGACCACCGCACCGTCCTGATCGCCCGCCACAACCTCGGCCGCGCCCTGACCGCCGCCGGGGCCCTCGACCGCGCGATGCGCCTCCTGGGGCCGCTGCCGGAGGAGTTCGCCGCGCTTCCCGAACCCGACGACCGCAACCGGGGCCGCGCGCTGCTCGGCCTCGGCGAGGCGTACCTGCGCGCCCGCCGCCCGGTCGCGGCGGTGAACTTCTTCGGCCAGGCCCTGGAGATCATGCGGACGCTGGACGCCCCCGACCTGCAGGCCGACGCGTACGCGCACCTCGCCGAGGCCGCCCGGCAGCGCGGCGACGAGACCGCCGAGAGGACCGCCCGGGACGCCGCGGCGGCGCTGCGGGCGCGCGCGGGCGAGCGGGCGGGCGAGCGGGCGGGCGGGGAGGTCAGGCCTTCCCGTGGTCCCAGCTGA